In Brevibacterium pigmentatum, the sequence GACGACGTCCTCGTCGTCCTCAATGCCGGAATCGGTGAGACTCCCGACGAGCGCGGCGTGGCCACCAGCAAGGACATCGAGGAGCTCAAGGAGACGCTGAAGTCCTCCGAGGTCTCTCACGAGATCCTTCAGTTCCTCCGCGGCAATGATCCCGTCGAAGAGCTCCTGGCCCTCGCCGAGGCGACCACCGACACCCGCATGATCGTCATCGGATCACGCCGCCGCTCCCCCGTCGGCAAGCTCATCATGGGTTCGACGGCCCAGCGCATCATTCTCGACTCCGAGGTTCCCGTCGTCTCCGTCAAGGTCGACCGGCGCAAGAAGAAGTAGTCGCGCGCCGGTTCGCTGGAACGAGAATGCCCCGCACTGTCGTCAGTGCGGGGCAATTTCAATGGGATCGCTGCTGGGGTCGGCGTTCAGCCGGGCCCGCAGTCGGTCCGCCGACCGACTTCAGTCATCAGCGCGAACCGGTGCGTCCCATGCGTCCAGGTCGGATTCGCTCCAGTCGCCGTAGGTCGGATTGGGTAGGACGATCCATTCGGTGCCGAACTTCGCACGGTTCTTCTCCACCAGTTTCCTCTGCTCGTCGACGGACGCATCCGCGAATGCGCCATCGAAATCGTGCAGGGTGTCACCGAGCTGCATGAGCAGGGTGTGGTTCGCCTCGACCTTCGCGCGCCGTTCATCCTTCGGCGGGCCAAGCAGCATCACGTGTTCGTCATCGGCCTGGGGCAGGCCCAACTTGGCAATGGCTTCGACATTCTTCGCCCGATTCTCTTCCGTCCGGTCCGAGACGTAGTAGATGTCGACTCCGAGCTGGTCGGCATGTTCGAAGAATTCCAACGCACCGGGGATCATTGCCGGCTCCCCGTTCTCCTCCCAGTCGTCCCAGGTGTCCCAGCCGCTGAAGTCATGGCACTTGGCGATATCACGGGCCAGCAGCTTCGAATTGTCGACGGCAGTCTCGTCGAGGTCGGTCATGATAGCCAGATCTTCCCCGCCCGGGGCCTTGGAAACGGCCTTGTCGAGCTGACGCGCAGCCATCTCATAGGTCTGTCCCTGCAGTGCCATCGCCTCAGCGCTCTGCTGTTGCCACTTCACACCCATGGTGTAGGCCGAGACGTCGCAGTCATCCGCCGCTTCGTCGCCCGATACCGGACCCGAATTGAGGATGTATCCGATCACCCCGACGATGAGCACGAGCAGAATCGTCAGGGCAGGAACGAGGGCTTTCTTCATTCATCTTCTTTCTTCAGTGTTGTTCTCTGCGAACAATTGTCAGTACAGGAGGGTATCAGCCGTCGTGGCTGGCACGGCCGCTCGACGGTTCCGCAGCCTGGGAGCGTCGGATCAGTCCCCTGCGATGGCGGCGACGAGTGCGTCGATGTCCTCGGTCGTCGTGTCGAAGGCGCACATGAGGCGGACGATGTCCTTCTCCAAGGGCCAGTCGGCGAAGGCGAACGTCTGTCGGGCATGGGCGGCCACCTCGGCGGGCATCCGGACGAACACGACGTTCGACTCAACTCTCTGCACGATCTCGATGCCGTGGACACGGCTCTGAGCGACCGCCTCGGCGAGGCTGTCCGCGAGATACAGCGCCATCTCGTTCGAGCGGGTGGCGGAGTTCCTCCACAGGTCGCCTTCGTACAGGGCGTTGAGCTGTGCGGAGAGGAAGCGCATCTTCGAGGCCAGCTGCAGATTCATCTTGCGCAGGAAGCGCATTCCGTGGCCGATGTCGGGGTTGAGGACGACGACCGCCTCTGCGCCGAGCAGTCCGTTCTTCGTCCCGCCCAGGCTGATGATGTCGACGCCGACCGCGGTCGTGATGTCGCCGAGTCCGACGCCGAGGTGGGCGGCGGCGTTGCCCAACCGGGAGCCGTCGACGTGGACGATCATGTCGAGCTCATGAGCGGTGGCAGCGATCGCGGCGATCTCGTCCGGGGTGTAGGTCGTGCCCCATTCGGT encodes:
- a CDS encoding universal stress protein; this translates as MTILVGYSPSPEGKAAVEFGIEQARAFDDVLVVLNAGIGETPDERGVATSKDIEELKETLKSSEVSHEILQFLRGNDPVEELLALAEATTDTRMIVIGSRRRSPVGKLIMGSTAQRIILDSEVPVVSVKVDRRKKK
- a CDS encoding threonine aldolase family protein; this encodes MNSQTSDQTAQSTNPADLLPDTGTAAPPVDTSPDAHPRNFGSDNWAGVHPEVIAAIDESNVGHTPGYGGDPWTQRFREIMAHHFGPEAQAFPVFNGTGANVLALQSALPRWAAVITAASAHINYDETGAPEKVGGLKIVGAATENGKLTPETIKGAIIGRGHEHNAQPLAVSISQSTEWGTTYTPDEIAAIAATAHELDMIVHVDGSRLGNAAAHLGVGLGDITTAVGVDIISLGGTKNGLLGAEAVVVLNPDIGHGMRFLRKMNLQLASKMRFLSAQLNALYEGDLWRNSATRSNEMALYLADSLAEAVAQSRVHGIEIVQRVESNVVFVRMPAEVAAHARQTFAFADWPLEKDIVRLMCAFDTTTEDIDALVAAIAGD
- a CDS encoding 5'-nucleotidase, lipoprotein e(P4) family → MKKALVPALTILLVLIVGVIGYILNSGPVSGDEAADDCDVSAYTMGVKWQQQSAEAMALQGQTYEMAARQLDKAVSKAPGGEDLAIMTDLDETAVDNSKLLARDIAKCHDFSGWDTWDDWEENGEPAMIPGALEFFEHADQLGVDIYYVSDRTEENRAKNVEAIAKLGLPQADDEHVMLLGPPKDERRAKVEANHTLLMQLGDTLHDFDGAFADASVDEQRKLVEKNRAKFGTEWIVLPNPTYGDWSESDLDAWDAPVRADD